One region of Exiguobacterium acetylicum genomic DNA includes:
- a CDS encoding DUF1349 domain-containing protein: MKWINRPTRIEQETPLRFMTDPDTDFWRNTHYQFNRLTGHALLQDAPEGEFKCRIEVKLNPNATYDQAGILLYVNDDHWVKVSAEFIPDGPSHLGAVVTSFGYSDWSCRDVDNTLFDAPLVFELHYLNQDVTLYHVTGEHKEQLRIAHLHDVTNLKIGPYACSPDVEAAGCEVEVLDFSLETIVN, encoded by the coding sequence ATGAAGTGGATCAATCGACCGACACGTATCGAACAGGAAACACCATTACGCTTCATGACGGATCCGGATACGGATTTTTGGCGCAATACTCATTATCAGTTTAACCGTCTGACGGGGCATGCACTGTTGCAGGATGCACCGGAAGGAGAGTTCAAGTGCCGAATCGAAGTAAAATTAAATCCGAATGCGACATATGATCAAGCAGGGATTTTGCTTTATGTGAACGACGATCACTGGGTGAAGGTCTCGGCTGAGTTCATTCCGGATGGTCCATCACATCTCGGTGCCGTCGTGACGAGCTTCGGGTACTCGGACTGGTCGTGTCGGGATGTCGACAATACGCTGTTTGACGCACCGCTTGTCTTTGAACTCCACTACCTCAATCAAGACGTCACGTTGTATCACGTAACAGGAGAGCACAAAGAGCAACTCCGAATCGCACACTTACATGACGTGACCAATTTGAAGATTGGACCGTATGCGTGTAGCCCGGATGTAGAAGCGGCAGGGTGTGAAGTGGAAGTGTTAGATTTCTCATTAGAAACAATTGTTAATTAA
- a CDS encoding citrate synthase/methylcitrate synthase, protein MEYKKGLEGVIAAETQIGLVDGTLGHLIYRGHWAKELALSYSFEEVAYFIWNGEFPTEAELVTFKEQMTSYRELPSYIKTILDTLPNEMDVMSTMRTAISALGTPAFAWPPTIDQAMHITALLPTIIAYKYQKNQGADFIEPNPELDHVANYIYMIKGQLPSEVEIKALTAYLILTIEHGMNASTFASRVVVSTESEMISGVCAAIGSMKGPLHGGAPSEVIEMIDEIGTIDNIEPWIRNKLEKGEKLMGFGHRVYKTRDPRSEALKVVSKDLAQESDWFNLITQMEQTAIDLLEEYKPGRKLYTNVEFFAAAVLKGLDIPKELFTPTFTSSRIIGWTAHILEQSQDNRIFRPQSSYTGQMPEQAAKF, encoded by the coding sequence ATGGAATACAAAAAGGGACTCGAAGGCGTCATTGCCGCTGAAACACAAATCGGTTTAGTCGATGGAACGTTAGGTCACCTTATCTATCGCGGACACTGGGCAAAGGAACTCGCATTATCCTATTCATTCGAAGAAGTAGCGTATTTCATCTGGAATGGTGAATTCCCGACTGAAGCGGAATTGGTCACGTTCAAAGAGCAGATGACGAGCTACCGTGAACTTCCTTCTTATATTAAGACGATTCTCGATACATTGCCGAACGAGATGGATGTCATGAGTACGATGCGAACAGCAATCTCGGCACTCGGTACACCCGCTTTCGCTTGGCCACCGACAATCGATCAAGCGATGCACATAACAGCACTCTTACCAACGATCATCGCCTATAAATATCAAAAAAATCAAGGTGCTGACTTCATCGAACCGAATCCGGAACTTGATCACGTCGCGAATTATATCTATATGATCAAAGGACAATTGCCGAGTGAAGTTGAGATCAAAGCGCTGACGGCGTATCTGATCCTAACGATTGAACACGGTATGAATGCTTCGACGTTTGCTTCCCGTGTCGTCGTCTCGACGGAATCGGAAATGATTTCTGGCGTCTGTGCCGCGATCGGATCAATGAAAGGACCGCTTCATGGTGGTGCTCCGTCAGAAGTCATTGAGATGATTGATGAAATCGGAACGATCGACAACATCGAACCGTGGATCCGGAACAAGTTAGAGAAAGGTGAAAAACTGATGGGCTTTGGTCACCGCGTCTACAAAACACGCGATCCGCGTTCAGAAGCCTTAAAAGTCGTCTCAAAGGATCTCGCACAAGAGAGCGATTGGTTCAACCTGATTACACAAATGGAGCAAACAGCAATCGATTTACTCGAGGAATACAAACCGGGTAGAAAACTGTATACGAATGTTGAATTCTTCGCGGCAGCCGTCTTAAAAGGACTCGACATTCCGAAAGAACTGTTCACACCGACGTTCACCTCTAGCCGTATCATTGGCTGGACGGCACACATCCTCGAACAATCGCAAGACAACCGGATCTTCAGACCACAATCGTCCTATACAGGGCAGATGCCGGAACAAGCAGCTAAGTTTTAA
- a CDS encoding HAD-IIB family hydrolase, with protein sequence MNFVFDLDGTICFKGEPMSQDIVQALHAVEDDGHRVIFASARPIRDMLPVIHPSFHDHILIGGNGSLVASEQTIVQSKSFDDRELSSITELLDKHKATYLIDSDWDYTYNGPQDHPILNNLDPAKTAQNVPLAHHDRIIKILILSANNLKSLENELLRMDVVVHYHGSEQVLDISPTSINKRTALQSLGIESEGYIAFGNDANDIELFKGAQYAVMIGSHKSLRFYADHTIDSTSHLESHIVEQIRHLSQKYVYSTSYS encoded by the coding sequence ATGAATTTTGTATTTGATCTCGACGGCACAATTTGTTTTAAAGGCGAACCGATGTCTCAAGACATCGTACAGGCGCTTCATGCAGTCGAGGACGACGGACACCGTGTGATTTTTGCTTCAGCACGTCCTATCCGTGACATGCTACCCGTCATTCATCCTTCATTCCACGACCATATCTTAATCGGCGGAAACGGATCGTTGGTCGCATCGGAACAAACAATCGTTCAGTCCAAATCGTTCGACGATCGTGAGCTTTCTTCTATCACAGAATTACTCGACAAGCATAAAGCCACATATTTAATCGATAGTGATTGGGATTATACATATAACGGACCACAAGACCATCCCATCCTGAACAATCTAGATCCGGCTAAGACGGCACAAAATGTTCCGCTAGCTCACCATGATCGAATCATAAAAATTCTCATTTTGAGTGCCAACAATCTGAAATCCTTAGAAAACGAGCTACTTCGAATGGATGTCGTTGTTCATTATCATGGATCGGAACAAGTATTGGATATCAGTCCGACCAGCATCAATAAACGGACTGCTTTACAATCACTCGGTATCGAGAGCGAGGGGTACATTGCTTTTGGGAATGACGCGAATGATATCGAGCTATTCAAAGGAGCACAATATGCGGTCATGATCGGAAGCCATAAATCACTCCGTTTTTACGCAGATCACACCATTGACTCCACCAGTCATTTAGAATCTCACATAGTCGAACAAATCAGGCATCTAAGCCAAAAATACGTCTATTCCACGTCGTATTCCTAA
- a CDS encoding dihydropteridine reductase yields the protein MMQIDWLPLEQVTQEGEHTYTFHLKRPDGFVWEEGAHTHMALEGFNAGEKPNRSLIRHMSISTLPHEETIGITTRIKPECSVFKETLRQLKMGEKIALFKTHSNIPLRRENRTVYLLSAGVGLATFRPIILQHQADRSGIPHMHSLNVDSAQTELFKTQLPSHEQFSPAYVESRAAYYDAVKAMTEDKEGLFYIVGSDEFLRDTINVLQAANIPAAQIMIDKRQDQRDTFLA from the coding sequence ATGATGCAGATCGATTGGCTACCCCTAGAACAGGTAACGCAAGAAGGAGAACACACTTACACGTTTCACTTGAAACGTCCAGATGGTTTCGTTTGGGAAGAGGGCGCCCATACGCATATGGCGCTAGAAGGGTTTAATGCAGGCGAAAAGCCGAACCGCAGTCTGATTCGGCACATGTCGATCTCGACGCTCCCTCATGAAGAAACGATCGGCATCACGACGCGGATCAAACCGGAATGTTCCGTCTTTAAGGAGACACTTCGGCAGCTGAAAATGGGTGAGAAGATTGCTTTGTTTAAGACGCACTCGAATATTCCGCTACGCCGGGAAAATCGTACGGTGTACTTACTGTCAGCCGGCGTTGGTCTGGCAACGTTTCGTCCGATCATCTTGCAACATCAGGCTGATAGAAGTGGCATTCCGCACATGCACTCGTTGAACGTCGATTCTGCGCAAACTGAACTATTCAAAACTCAGCTTCCTTCGCATGAGCAGTTTAGCCCGGCTTATGTTGAGAGTCGCGCTGCCTACTACGATGCTGTCAAAGCGATGACAGAGGACAAGGAAGGGTTATTTTACATCGTTGGTAGTGATGAATTTCTCCGTGACACGATTAATGTGTTGCAGGCTGCTAACATTCCGGCAGCACAGATCATGATTGATAAACGTCAGGACCAGCGAGATACGTTTTTAGCATAA
- a CDS encoding iron ABC transporter ATP-binding protein translates to MISLEQVKKSYTDEVRIGPIDLTIPKGGFTALIGPNGAGKSTTLMMIGRLLDLDDGQIEVAGMDVTSSKSKDLAKIITILRQENHFVTRLTVRQLVGFGRFPYSKGRLTADDETIISKYIDFLELTSLENRYLDELSGGQRQRAYVAMVLCQETEYILLDEPLNNLDIARSVQMMGYLRHVADTFGRTIITVLHDINFAAKYADHICAMKDGQIAAFGTVAEVMDEALLSEIFETHLEIIEGPYGPIAVY, encoded by the coding sequence ATGATATCACTTGAACAAGTTAAAAAATCGTATACGGATGAGGTCCGAATCGGTCCAATCGACTTAACGATTCCTAAAGGCGGATTCACGGCGTTGATCGGTCCAAACGGTGCCGGTAAGTCGACGACGTTGATGATGATCGGTCGTTTGCTTGATCTCGATGACGGACAGATCGAAGTCGCTGGTATGGATGTGACGAGTAGCAAATCGAAAGACTTAGCGAAGATCATCACCATCCTGCGGCAGGAAAATCATTTCGTGACCCGGCTGACAGTCCGGCAGCTCGTCGGCTTCGGACGTTTCCCCTACTCAAAAGGTCGCTTGACGGCTGACGATGAGACGATCATCTCGAAATACATCGATTTTCTCGAGTTGACATCGCTTGAGAACCGCTACCTCGACGAATTATCGGGCGGGCAGCGGCAACGGGCATATGTCGCGATGGTACTCTGTCAGGAAACGGAATACATTCTACTCGACGAACCCCTCAATAATCTTGATATCGCCCGCTCGGTCCAGATGATGGGTTATCTGCGACACGTCGCTGATACGTTCGGACGGACGATCATTACCGTCTTGCACGATATCAATTTTGCTGCGAAATACGCAGACCACATTTGTGCGATGAAGGACGGACAAATCGCCGCCTTCGGAACGGTCGCCGAAGTCATGGATGAAGCGCTATTATCCGAGATCTTCGAGACCCATCTTGAGATCATCGAAGGTCCATACGGTCCGATTGCTGTCTATTGA